The Methylocella silvestris BL2 DNA segment CGCTCGTCTTTCAGGACGCCAAGCTGCTGCCCTGGCGTAAAGTCAGCGCCAATATCGCCTTTGGACTTGAAGGGCTCGGCCTCTCGGGGCGTGAGATTCGCGCCCGCGTTGAGGCGGCGCTCGATCTTGTGGGTTTGAACGCGCAGATCGACCGCTGGCCGCATCAATTGTCCGGCGGCCAGCGCCAGCGCGTCGGCCTCGCGCGGGCGCTCGCGGTCGAGCCCGAACTCTTGCTGATGGACGAGCCCTTCGGCGCGCTTGACGCCATCACGCGGGCCGATCTCCAGGATGAGCTTCTGACGCTCTGGAGCCGCACGCAAAAGACCATCCTCTTCGTTACCCACGACATTGACGAAGCGATCTACCTCGCCGACCGCGTCATCGTGCTCGCGGGATCCCCAGCGCGGGTGCAGGGATGCTTTGCGACGCCGCAGCGGCCGCATCTGCGGTCGGACCCGCGCACATGGCGGCTCATGTCCGAAATCCGCGCCAAACTGCAAGAGGACGGCGAACTCGTCGATTTCGAGATATGAGCGAGACCTCGAACCGTCCGCCCGCCGGCGATTATATCGCCCCGCAGGGCTACTATGAAAAGACGAAGGCGATGCCCTTCCTCGGCCACGTCACATGCCGCGCCAGCGTCATCAAGGCCGGCGAGTGGACCGAACTGCTGCTCGACTATGAGGTCGGCGCCTCGGGCCTCGCCGACGGCGCCTGGATCAAGGCGACCTTCAAATTCTATTCGGACTGGGCGCTGTTCCAGACCTCTGATCCGCGCGCGGCGAATTATGTGTCCGCCGAATATCAGGCCGCCCCGCTGCTGCCGGGGCAAGAGCCGGCGACGGTGCAGAGCCTTGCCTGCCGCTTCGACCAGAAGGGC contains these protein-coding regions:
- a CDS encoding ABC transporter ATP-binding protein, giving the protein MAIIAELLGVGLSYGSGADRVQILEHCDLHLQRGEFVAILGPSGAGKSTLLRVLMGLVNPSAGEVRVEIPEGRGRRRMALVFQDAKLLPWRKVSANIAFGLEGLGLSGREIRARVEAALDLVGLNAQIDRWPHQLSGGQRQRVGLARALAVEPELLLMDEPFGALDAITRADLQDELLTLWSRTQKTILFVTHDIDEAIYLADRVIVLAGSPARVQGCFATPQRPHLRSDPRTWRLMSEIRAKLQEDGELVDFEI